From a single Fulvivirga ulvae genomic region:
- a CDS encoding TonB-dependent receptor domain-containing protein has product MKQQFLLLLAFFAVTASFAQRGDYQGAGQPPAVTGTVMDTESGAPLEYASVSLLKASDSTLVDGGITDANGKFSVKGRPGKYIVQIQFISYVSKSFNVTLEPGGKDLGVVKLSPDAETLDEVVITGEKSQMVMELDKRVFNVGQDLSNTGASAADILDNIPSVSVDIEGNVSLRGSGNVRVLINGKPSGLVGISSTDALRQLQGNLIERVEVVTNPSAKYEAQGNAGIINIILKKDNNDGVNGSFSANAGYPDNYGLSFNVNYRKKWMNLFANYGIDYRKSPGSGFANQIFYKEDTTYYTDIDRDRTRGGISNNFRFGSDFYLNDKNTITVAALYRISDEENETELFYTDYDINRNLVARTQRLDDELEDEENIEFSLNYTKTFSNEKHKLTADVQYRESSEVEDAEQRQGLVPLPGEVFEPDVFQQSLNDEFESNLLLQTDYIHPIGKNAKVEAGYRGSFRKIDNAYIVEQLNEDGQFVTLEGFTNDFNYDENIHAVYAIYGNKMNKFSYQIGLRTEITDITTELVQDDLKNDKNYTGLFPSAHVTYELKNQNSLQASYSRRLDRPGFWSLNPFSNFTDSRNIRTGNPDLDPEYTDAYEIGYLKNWNSASLFTSFYYRHSTGVIDRIRYVEDSITYAVPLNLNSRDAYGVEFTASKDVGKWWKLNGSANFYRSETKGQYQEQDLSNDTYTMSARVTSKMTLFGVLDYQVSGHYRAPQNSTQGRTKAFYMIDMGLSKDIFKGKGTIVLNVRDLLNSRKWRSETITEDLYQESEFQWRARQVTATFTYRLKQKKTRERGNGERGGDFGGDDGF; this is encoded by the coding sequence ATGAAACAACAATTTTTACTGTTATTAGCATTTTTTGCAGTTACCGCGTCGTTTGCGCAGAGAGGGGATTATCAGGGAGCAGGACAGCCTCCTGCAGTAACCGGTACTGTTATGGATACCGAATCAGGTGCTCCACTGGAATACGCATCGGTCAGTTTATTAAAAGCCTCAGACAGTACCCTCGTGGATGGAGGGATCACTGATGCCAATGGGAAATTTTCAGTAAAAGGCAGGCCAGGGAAATATATCGTACAGATACAATTCATTTCTTATGTATCCAAAAGTTTCAATGTCACCCTCGAGCCGGGAGGTAAAGATCTGGGTGTAGTCAAACTCAGCCCCGATGCAGAAACTCTGGATGAAGTAGTGATAACAGGGGAGAAGAGCCAGATGGTAATGGAGCTTGATAAGCGTGTGTTTAATGTGGGGCAGGACCTGAGCAATACAGGGGCCAGTGCCGCAGATATACTGGACAACATCCCTTCCGTGAGTGTAGACATTGAAGGTAATGTAAGCCTTCGCGGAAGTGGCAACGTAAGGGTACTCATCAACGGCAAACCATCAGGACTGGTAGGCATCAGCAGCACCGATGCCTTGAGGCAGCTACAAGGGAATCTTATTGAGCGTGTAGAAGTGGTAACCAATCCATCTGCCAAATATGAGGCTCAGGGTAATGCCGGTATTATTAACATCATTCTGAAAAAAGATAATAACGATGGTGTCAACGGTTCATTCAGTGCCAATGCCGGATATCCCGATAACTACGGACTTTCATTTAATGTCAACTACCGTAAAAAATGGATGAACCTGTTTGCCAACTATGGCATCGACTACAGAAAAAGCCCGGGTTCAGGATTTGCCAATCAGATATTCTACAAAGAAGATACAACATACTACACTGACATCGACAGGGATCGGACCCGTGGAGGCATATCCAACAATTTCAGGTTTGGTTCTGACTTCTATCTTAACGATAAAAATACCATCACAGTAGCAGCACTTTATCGTATCTCTGATGAAGAGAACGAGACGGAACTGTTTTACACCGATTATGATATTAACCGCAATCTCGTAGCCAGAACCCAAAGACTTGATGATGAGCTGGAAGATGAAGAGAATATTGAGTTTTCATTAAACTATACCAAAACATTTAGCAACGAAAAGCATAAGCTTACAGCAGATGTTCAGTACAGGGAAAGTAGCGAAGTGGAAGATGCTGAGCAAAGACAAGGATTGGTGCCATTGCCTGGTGAGGTATTTGAACCAGATGTTTTTCAGCAGTCATTAAACGATGAGTTTGAAAGCAACCTACTGTTGCAAACCGATTATATACATCCTATTGGAAAAAATGCCAAGGTGGAGGCCGGATACCGCGGCTCATTCAGGAAAATTGATAATGCTTATATTGTAGAGCAACTCAATGAGGATGGGCAGTTTGTAACACTGGAAGGTTTTACCAATGACTTTAACTACGATGAAAACATCCATGCGGTATATGCTATCTATGGCAATAAAATGAATAAATTTTCATATCAGATTGGCCTTAGAACTGAGATCACCGATATCACTACCGAACTGGTGCAGGATGATCTTAAAAATGATAAAAACTATACGGGTCTCTTCCCCAGTGCGCATGTAACCTACGAGCTTAAAAATCAAAACTCATTACAGGCCAGCTACAGCAGAAGACTCGACCGTCCCGGTTTCTGGAGCCTCAACCCTTTTTCAAATTTTACAGATTCGCGTAACATAAGAACAGGAAACCCTGACCTTGACCCTGAGTATACCGATGCCTATGAAATCGGCTATTTGAAAAATTGGAATTCTGCATCATTGTTTACAAGCTTCTACTACCGCCACTCCACCGGTGTGATCGACAGGATTCGTTATGTAGAAGATAGCATTACCTATGCCGTGCCACTAAACCTGAATAGCCGTGATGCTTATGGCGTGGAGTTTACAGCATCTAAAGATGTAGGCAAATGGTGGAAGCTGAATGGTAGTGCCAACTTTTACCGCTCCGAGACCAAAGGGCAGTACCAGGAGCAAGATCTGTCAAACGACACCTATACCATGTCAGCCAGAGTTACCTCCAAGATGACACTGTTTGGCGTACTTGACTACCAGGTCAGCGGCCACTACAGAGCCCCGCAAAACAGCACCCAGGGCAGAACAAAAGCCTTCTACATGATCGATATGGGATTGAGTAAAGACATATTTAAAGGTAAAGGCACTATAGTACTCAACGTGCGCGACCTTCTCAATTCCAGAAAATGGAGGTCAGAGACCATTACGGAAGACCTTTATCAGGAGTCAGAGTTCCAATGGAGAGCCAGGCAGGTAACGGCAACATTCACCTATCGCTTAAAGCAGAAGAAGACCCGTGAAAGAGGTAATGGAGAAAGAGGAGGTGATTTTGGCGGAGATGACGGATTTTAA